A section of the Eublepharis macularius isolate TG4126 chromosome 1, MPM_Emac_v1.0, whole genome shotgun sequence genome encodes:
- the EPCAM gene encoding epithelial cell adhesion molecule — protein sequence MALAHGVAALLVALLALGATVYGDCICEKNKRVKDCTLNNGECKCVSWGSDVTVSCLTLTSKCLLMKAEFTGLQGRSIPRHAFVDNDGIYNPECDNKGNFQAKQCNGTSTCWCVNSAGVRRTEKSDANITCNEVVRTSWIIIETKPVNSALDTHTVERAITDALVQRYLLNQKHINVMYENSYITVELKQNASEKSARDVDIADVAYYFEKDVKGDPIYSQSRWNITVQGEPLQLQDTLIYYVDEKPPEFSMKRLTAGVIAVIVVVALAIVAGILVLIFTRRKTGKYEKAEVKEMNEMHRELKS from the exons ATGGCATTGGCCCATGGGGTCGCGGCACTGCTGGTGGCGTTGCTTGCTCTCGGCGCCACCGTGTATGGCG ACTGCATATGTGAAAAGAACAAACGAGTAAAAGACTGCACATTAAATAATGGTGAATGCAAGTGTGTCTCTTGGGGATCTGATGTTACAGTGTCGTGTCTAACAT TGACCTCAAAATGCCTACTGATGAAGGCAGAATTTACTGGCTTACAGGGTAGAAGTATACCACGTCATGCTTTTGTAGACAATGATGGCATTTATAATCCGGAGTGTGACAACAAAGGCAACTTCCAAGCTAAACAGTGTAATGGTACAAGCACTTGCTGGTGTGTGAACTCTGCTGGAGTACGAAGAACTGAAAAGAGTGATGCAAACATTACATGCAATGAAGTAGTAAGGACAAG ctggattaTTATTGAAACAAAACCTGTTAATAGTGCTTTGGATACACACACTGTTGAAAG GGCCATCACAGATGCACTTGTTCAGCGTTACCTCTTGAATCAAAAGCACATAAATGTTATG TATGAAAACTCTTACATCACTGTTGAGCTGAAACAAAATGCTTCCGAGAAATCTGCAAGGGATGTGGATATAGCTGATGTAGCATACTACTTTGAAAAAGAT GTCAAAGGGGACCCCATATATAGTCAATCACGCTGGAATATTACAGTTCAAGGGGAACCTCTGCAGCTTCAAGACACTCTAATCTACTATGTTGATGAAAAGCCACCAGAGTTCTCAATGAAACGTTTGACTGCTGGAGTAATTGCCGTTATTGTTGTTGTAGCATTGGCAATAGTTGCTGGCATTCTTGTACTG ATTTTTACTAGAAGAAAGACGGGGAAATATGAGAAGGCTGAG GTAAAGGAAATGAATGAAATGCACAGAGAACTAAAATCTTAA